One segment of Methanolinea mesophila DNA contains the following:
- a CDS encoding metallophosphoesterase translates to MRIGIVGDSHDHLHNVIRTVAFLNAEGVDLVLHTGDYIAPFVIPEFARCTAPVIGVFGNNDGDRGLLTARCGEFRNIEIRGNFCELDPDGLKVALLHGHEAALLHDLVESGFFDLVVHGHTHRSEISRRGRTLVINPGEICGYLTGEPTCALFDTLTKEARIVPLSASRSP, encoded by the coding sequence ATGCGGATCGGAATTGTCGGGGACAGTCACGACCACCTTCACAACGTCATCCGGACGGTGGCCTTCTTAAACGCCGAGGGGGTGGACCTGGTGCTCCACACCGGGGATTACATCGCACCCTTCGTGATTCCCGAGTTTGCCCGGTGCACCGCCCCGGTAATCGGGGTATTCGGGAACAACGACGGGGACCGTGGACTGCTCACCGCACGCTGCGGTGAATTCCGGAACATCGAAATCAGGGGGAATTTCTGTGAACTGGACCCGGACGGCCTGAAAGTCGCTCTTCTCCACGGTCATGAGGCCGCACTCCTGCACGACCTGGTGGAGAGCGGGTTCTTCGACCTTGTGGTGCACGGCCATACCCACCGGTCGGAAATATCCCGCAGGGGAAGGACGCTGGTGATCAATCCGGGAGAGATATGCGGGTATCTCACCGGCGAACCCACCTGCGCCCTCTTCGATACCCTCACAAAGGAGGCAAGGATCGTGCCTCTCTCCGCTTCACGGTCGCCATGA
- a CDS encoding HEAT repeat domain-containing protein — translation MAKNTLESEMLTRNIRLMSSEDEEERLNAVEALVTSTWDPAWSPKMLIDGGGLPAVASCLSAGSPRVRGAAVALLRALVERGEAEAVAVNNVVPVLERLRDDPDEIVKTRAALLLELLRSKGCF, via the coding sequence ATGGCAAAGAACACACTGGAATCCGAGATGCTCACCCGGAATATCCGCCTCATGTCGAGCGAGGATGAGGAGGAACGGTTGAACGCGGTGGAGGCGCTGGTCACCAGCACCTGGGACCCCGCCTGGTCCCCGAAGATGCTTATCGACGGCGGCGGACTCCCCGCGGTGGCGAGCTGCCTCTCTGCCGGGAGCCCCCGCGTACGGGGGGCCGCGGTGGCGCTCCTCAGGGCCCTGGTGGAACGTGGCGAGGCAGAGGCGGTCGCGGTGAATAACGTGGTCCCGGTGCTGGAGCGATTGCGGGACGACCCCGACGAGATCGTGAAGACCCGGGCCGCCCTCCTCCTGGAACTGCTCCGGTCGAAGGGGTGCTTCTAG
- a CDS encoding DUF362 domain-containing protein: MSKVYLIQTSDRAEGIRALFREPVVPDLKGKPVVIKANYNSDDPFPASTHPETLRVLVEELGAREPAKMTLLERSGMGNTRQVLTNRKVFATMDRPGCEAVVLDELPREAWVEFPPGNTHWKHGFYLPKLLLDAGVVVNTCCCKTHRFGGHFTMSLKNSVGLVAKRLPGGLHNYMWELHASRDQRRMIGEINAHYRADLVVMDALEAFVRGGPEQGERVAPGLLLASTDRVAVDAVGVSLLRFYGTTREVTKGSVFSQEQIETAAGLGVGAASSDEVEIVPLNESAGETAEKIRGILAG, encoded by the coding sequence ATGTCCAAAGTCTACCTCATACAAACTTCAGACCGGGCGGAGGGAATCCGGGCCCTCTTCCGGGAGCCTGTGGTTCCTGACCTGAAAGGGAAGCCGGTGGTCATAAAGGCGAACTATAACAGCGACGACCCGTTTCCCGCTTCAACCCATCCGGAAACACTGAGGGTGCTGGTGGAGGAACTCGGGGCAAGGGAGCCCGCAAAAATGACGCTTCTGGAACGGAGCGGGATGGGAAACACGCGTCAGGTGCTCACCAACCGGAAAGTGTTCGCCACGATGGACCGGCCCGGATGCGAGGCGGTGGTCCTTGACGAACTGCCCCGCGAGGCGTGGGTGGAGTTCCCTCCCGGGAACACCCACTGGAAGCACGGGTTTTACCTCCCGAAACTTCTCCTCGACGCCGGGGTGGTGGTGAACACCTGCTGCTGCAAGACCCACAGGTTCGGGGGGCATTTTACCATGTCCCTCAAGAATTCCGTCGGGCTGGTGGCAAAACGGCTCCCGGGCGGGCTGCACAACTACATGTGGGAACTGCATGCTTCCCGCGACCAGCGGAGAATGATCGGGGAGATCAACGCCCATTACCGGGCCGACCTGGTGGTGATGGACGCCCTGGAGGCCTTTGTCAGGGGAGGCCCCGAACAGGGGGAGCGGGTCGCCCCCGGGCTGCTGCTTGCCTCGACCGACCGTGTGGCGGTGGATGCGGTGGGCGTCTCACTCCTCCGGTTCTACGGGACTACCCGCGAGGTGACGAAGGGGAGCGTCTTTTCCCAGGAGCAGATCGAGACCGCCGCGGGGTTGGGGGTCGGGGCAGCCTCATCGGATGAGGTGGAGATAGTCCCGCTCAACGAATCGGCCGGGGAAACGGCGGAGAAGATAAGGGGAATCCTTGCCGGATAG